The stretch of DNA CAAACCAGCGAGGTGGAAACATAACCTGAAATAATTGGATATTTGATAAAGAGCTAGTTGATTTTTTAATTAATAAATTGATAATTGCTTAATTATTTAAAATTGTTTGTTCTACATCTAAAAATAAGCTAGTCAAATTGATTTTAGAAAGAAAATAGAAAAAAACAGATTAGCTCCCTGAAAAGGAAACTTTAATACTAAGCTTTTTTTTAATCATAAGCGTGAATTTTGTTCGATAAAATCAAACCCAAGGCGGATGCATCAAGAAGACAATTTTTATAACATCATTAGACTTAAAGCTAATTTTTTAGCCTTGTTTTCTTATGAAGATTTTATTAGTAGAAGACGACCTCGAACAATTAGAACCAATGCAAACCGCTTTGTCAGAATTTGGTTATTGGGTAGATGGTATCGAAGATGGAGAAATAGCCCATTGGCTAATGTTTCAAAAAGAGTATGATTTACTGATTTTAGATTGGATGCTGCCGAAAGTTAGTGGTTTAGAACTTTGTCAACAATATCGCAATTCTGGTAAAACTACTCCAATTTTAATGTTGACGGCTAAAGATACTATTAACGACAAAGTAACGGGTTTAGATGCGGGTGCAGATGATTATTTGGTTAAACCTGTTAATATCATTGAACTTTTAGCTAGAGTAAGAGCTTTATCAAGGCGATCGCCTGTGTGGCAAGGAGATCGTCTTCAAGTGGCAGATCTTCAGTTGAATATGACTACCTTAAATCTAGAACGACAAGCTACTACCGTCTCGTTATCGCCTCGTGAATTTCAGTTACTAGAGTATTTTTTGCGTCATCCCTATCAAGTTCTGACTCGAAACCAAATTGAAGAGTATTTGTGGGAGTGGGGTGAAGAACCAGAAAGTAATGCTATAACCGCAGCCGTGCGGAGGCTAAGACAGCGTTTAAAACTAGTTAATGCAGAAGACTGGATCGAAACTGTTTACGGTATGGGTTACCGTCTCAATCCCCCTTCACAAGGTAGTGCTGTTTGATTTTTGTACAAGATCAATGGGGAGATGGGGAGAAATTTTTAACTTTTAAGTGGATTAAGCTTAAGTAATTGTGCAAAATTGAATTGTTCAAAAAGGAAACAGGAAACGAGAAATATCAAGATTACAAGTGTGTCAATAATTATGTAATGGACTTACCAAATTAGAAGTTGAATGTTTTACCGTAGTCGTCGCAATTTGGCTCGTTGGTTCACTTTCTCAATGGGAACTATTTTCGTCCTTTTTGCTGGAGTACTGTATTATTTAGAAGCGGTAGATGAGCTAGAAAAACTAGACCGCTTGCTCTACAAAAAAACTAGGGTAATTGCAACTAACCTAAAATATGAATTCAGAACCAAAACAATCGATTTAGAAAATGTTCCTTTGTTGGGAAATAATACACGACTGCTAAATACCGAACTGATCTACGCTCGTTGGTACAGTCCTAAAAAGCAACTGATGCGATTTTTTGGTACTCCTGGCTTTGAAAAGTTGACCACACAACCTGGCTTGGAAACGATTAGAAACGAAACTCCTTGGATTCGACAACTTACCCTACCCGTCTATCAAAAAGGACTATTGATTGGCTATCTTCAAGTTGGTACACCTTTAACCTCGGCTCAAAATAACTTAACTCAATTACGGTTAGTTTTGGCGATCGCTGTACCGATTTCTTTGGGTCTGATCGGTATTACTGGCTGGATCTTAGCAGGAATAGCAATGCGTCCAATTCGTCAAGCTTATGAGCAACTTCAGCGTTTTACAGCCGATGCTTCTCACGAACTACGCGCACCTTTAGCAGCTATTTTAACCAATGCTCAAGTTGGACTAATTACTCCTGTCAAAGATGGTTCGCAACAACTTCTTCGTTTGGAAAAAATTACTAAATTAGTTGAGTCTGTAAGTCATCTGGTTAGTAATTTGCTATTTTTGGCGCGCCATGAAGGAGGATTAGCTGCTGAATCTTTACCAGAGATCGATTTAACCGATTTGCTCAACACTATAGCCGAAGAATATCAAACTCAAGCAAAAGAAAAGAGTTTAATTTTTACCTTTGATTTGCCTACTCAACCAGTCACATTATCAGCCGAGCCAAACCTTTTATCTCAAGCAGTGAAGAATCTGCTTACTAACGCCTATAAATACACTCCCGCAGGAGGCAAAGTTCAGTTACGTTTGTTTACCCGTTCGCGTCAGGCTTTGATCATAGTAGAAGATAGTGGGATTGGCATTCCCGAAGCAGATTTAGCGCACATTTTTGAGCGATTTTATCGAGTTGATAGCGAGCGATCGCGTAATACTGGTGGTTTTGGTTTAGGACTTGCGATCGTCAAGCAAATCATTGAAGCTCACGGCGGTAAAATTACTGTTTCTTCAAAACTTAAGCAGGGAAGTACTTTTACAATTCAATTGCCTCTTTGATGCCACTGTCATTTTTTCGTCACATTTAATCATTAAACTTTAGTTCAGATAAAGAGTTTTTAGTGCCTTTCGGTCATAGACGTTTTTCATGCCTGCTTAAAGCAGGCATTATTTATCTGCTTCAAGAATTCAATAGCAACGTATAACAGTTCTCACGCTCTATGAAGATACATTTGTTCGATACTGATTGAGCGTTAATTGTTTATAGTTTATGGTTAATTGTTCGTCCCTAATAATTAGTAATTAGTAATTACTAACTGATAACTGATCATCCCATCTTTCTATGACGACGACTCCCAAAAAGGTGTGCATAAACATAGGAAAACTCGCAGCCAATAAAAAAGATTTGACAAGTCAGATAGATCCATAGCAAGAGAATCATAACGCTTCCAATCACCCCATAAGCAACGAATTGACTGCCAATCGAAATGACACTATTACTAACCAGTTGCTGTAATACCACTAGCAATAAAGCAGTGAGTAGCGCACCCAACCAGACATCACGCCAGGTTACATAAACAGAGGGCAAAATTTTGAACAAAATGCAGGCAGCCAAAGCCAGAATAAAAAAAGATGAACTTGTCTGAAGCCCTTTAGTTAATAGTAGTTCGTCAACTTGAATTAAGGAAAAGTTACCTTCAAAGGTTGCAACCAGTTTAAGGACAGTCTCGATCGCAATTTTTGAAATTAAGGAAGTCAGAAGTAATAAGGCAATGCCGAATACTAACAAAAATGCCAGAAGTTGGTTAATGAGAAAGGAAATCACTGCCATCCAAATGGGTTCTGGTGCAGAAGTTGGATTATGCGATCGCCAAATTTGATTGACTGAATTCCTCAGAATAGCGAAGACGGTACTACCTGTCCATAAAAGCAAGCCAAATCCAACGATTCCCGCTCCAACACTATTTTCGTTGAGAGCAATGATAGTTCCTTTAATTAAATCGTGAACTTCTGGAGGCAAAAACCGCTCTATCACTTCTTTAATATGTTGAAATGCTTCTGTATTGGAGCCAATTAACGAACTGATAACACTCAGGATAACCAACAGCATCGGAAACAGTGAAAAAAGAGCATAATACGATAGAGCAGCAGCCATACCAGAGCAATTATCTCGATCCCATTTCAGTCCAGTTTGAAGTAATAGTTGAGCCGGTTTTGAAGGTAGGATAGTCGAGCGAATATAGGGTAGAAGGGTAGAGCGGATATATCGAATCATAAAAACTCATTAATCACGTCTTTGGCACTTGCTCAACAACATTCTCGGGGACTTCTTCCAGGCCTGGTTTTGTATCTTCCTCACTCGATCGCATCCAGGCAGCAATCATACCAGCGATCGGAATTGAAAGAAAGATGCCCAACAAACCAGCTACCCGTTGACCAATAAACAAAGCAAAAAACAGAAGCACCGGATTTAATTCCAAAGCATCGCCCATGACTTTGGGACGCACAAAGTTTTCCTGGATTTGTTCGAGCAGGATGCAGGTAATCACTACTTTGACCGCGATCGCAACACCTTGAGAGACAAAGACTAACAAAGTAACGACCAAAACTCCTAGGATAGCTCCAATTCCAGGAATAGCATCAAGTAAACCAATAATTACAGCCAGAATCAAAGGAAAATTAACGCCCAAAAGCGCAAAGATAATTAAGTTGGAAAATGACAAAAATAACATCAACAGCAACTGCCCACGTAAAAATCCCAGAAAACTTTGCTGAAAGATTTTGGCAAATCGATTTCGGAAAGCGATTGGTATAAGCTTAAGACACAACTGCCATAGCTTTTCCCCATCAATCAACATATAAAGGCTGATGACGGCTCCAAAAATTACGGTAAAAACACTAGAAAAGATTGTCTGCATGATGCCTAAACCGGAAGCCAGACCATTTTGTAGTGTGCCAATCACTTTGCTGATTTCCAGTTGGTTGAGAAAATCCTGAAACGGCAAGTTTTGTTGATTCAAGGCATTTCCGAGCTTGATTAGCAATTGCTGTCCTTGATTGAGCACTTCCAGTCCGACCCAAGTAGTCAGCCCAAGCAATAAAGCGATCGCGCCGAGAAAGGTTATTGCGATCGCCCATCCTCTGGGAAGATAACGGGATAGCCAAACCACTGGGTAATTCAAGAGAACGGCAAAGATAGCTGCTGCTGAAAACAGAGCGATCGTGTCATAAAAGTAATTAATCAGTAAGATCAAGCTCCAGCCACAGCCAAACAACAAGAGATAGCGCAGGAGGCTAGAATTATTCAGACTTTGCCATAGTTGGGATTCTGGTTGGCGTGATGGTAGTAGACCCATAATAAATTGCGGTGAGTGAATGGTTGAGAAAACACTGACTCTTCAAAATTAAATGGTCATGGGAGCGATGGGTTCTATCTCTGGATCTTGCCCACCTACCTGGTTGGTACGAAGTACCCAGACCGACGCACCATGCTCTAAAAAAACTTTGACGATCGTATCGCTTGCTTTGCGGGGTAAGAGTGTTCGCCAACTGCCCAAACCAATCCAAAGATTCCGCAGTGGTTCATCTTCTAGGGTCGTACCTAAATTAAATTCGTTTGCTTCCCAATCGGTACGGGGCGCGCCTAGGGGTTGTAATTTGCGGTATAGCTTGTCTTTTACATTCAGAAGTTGCTGATAACGCGGTGCCTGAGATGGGTTGTCCGCTAGCCAAGTTTGTAATAGAGATTGATTGGTCGCGATCTCGCTAGAAAGAGAACGAATGCTGGCAAACAATGCCTGATTAGAATCCTGAGAGCAGTTATTGGCGGGACCGACGTAGGTTGCTCCCGTGCCATCCCCAATACGGTAACGGGCGGTCATTGCCTCTAGTTGACTCAGCATATTACTGAGAGCCGATTTTCGGGTTTCGTTGATGTCAAATTGCCCAGTAAACGGCTCAAACTTAATCAAAATATCGCAAACAGGGCGAGTACCCAACCAACCAAACTGGCGATCGCCCATGTACCGCGACCAGTGTATAACTCCTGCGGTCAAACCATCGGTATTGTGAGTATATACCTGGTAATATTGAATCTCAAACCGTAGTTCGTTACTGAGAGGCTCTTGAATTACAGTAGCCAGTCCATAGGCAAAGTGACCGAAAAAGATTGGGGTCGCAGCAGCAGGTTCTTTTTTCTGACCACCAATACCACCATAGACGTGCAGCAGCAGTGCGCGGTCGCCAACTTTCCAGTCGTCGATGGCAGCTTGAATATTTTCCGTACTGCGCTTTCCAACACATAATACAGAAGAAATTTTGCCTTTGTGTGCTGCTGTATTTGCCCAAGATTCTTGACGAATATAGCGGTAGGAAGCTTTGCTACCAAATACCACGCGCTCGGGTTGAAGACGCAACAGCGATCGAGGAGCTAATGCCCGTACGACGAAGTATCCCTCAGCATCCTTTGCTCCATAAATGTACCATCCCATTTCATTCAGGGGGTTTTGTTCCAGATGGCGGGTGGTGGAAGGATAACTGCCATAAGCTTGAGCCTGGATTACTTGAGGTAAGCGCACCACTTCCGTCTGACCGTCAAATTGGTGGGAGATCGAGTTAAAATGTCTCACTTGGAAGCGATCGGTGTTGGGAATCGAGGCAAGAAATTGCACCAGAGCGTAGTAGCGTCCGGTAATCTCGATCGGTTGATGGGCAATACGTAAAATAGGGTAATTCATAGCTTGTGATTGCCCAATCTCAACTTGTCCTGTCAACATGACGATTATGTCATCAGTTGGATGAGAACCTGCCAAAGATTCTAGAGGGTCTACTTTTTGCCAGTGGTCAATACGTTCTGGATGAATATTGCCACCATAGCTGCTGGAATATTCGGCATCAATACTAAAATGAACGTCGTGAGTTACAGCTTTTACTAGTTCTTTCACAGTGGGATGATCCAGCCAACGCAGCATCACCGTTTGCCCTACCAAATACTCATAGTCATTAGGAGCGTGATGCACTTCAAACCAGATACCCTTCACTTTACGACGTTCGCTGGACTTGGGTAAAATCAAACGACCCATCCAAGGAGCAATTGGGCGATACCATTGTCGATCAACGCTCTGAGATAAAGGATAGTAACTGTAATCGTTAAAATCTGCTTGCTTGTAATGCTCGTAATTACTAATTTGTTTGGAACGGCGCGGGGTAGCAACTAAAAGATTACCTTGTAAAATGGCAACAATCATGGCGATCGTATGTTGCAGATGGCTCTCACCATTCGGTAAGAAAGCGTTAGGATCCATGATTCCTCCTGGAACTTGATGTCCCATTGGTCCCAGTGAAATTTGGTTGATTTTGCCTTTACGCATTGCCCGATTCCAGTAAGACAAAGGAAACCACTTGCATCGTCCAGGAAACAGAATTGGTCCCAGACGGGCTACTCCATCTTTATCCCCTACCAGATGATACAGATGCTCCAGTTTCAAAAAGTTATTGTTGGCACTCATCACACCACCAAGAGAAATCACTTCAAGATCGACTCCCAAGGCTCGCCTGAGATAGGGTGCCATTGCAACCGACATCTGCGCGCCACCACTGTAGCCAATCAGGGTAATGGGGATGCCATTCCCAGCTTGATAACCCCGTTCGATCAGTCCTTGATAAAGTACTTCAGCAATTCCTTGATTGTAGATCGGGCCATAACGCTTGTCGGCAGATACTGCCACAATCCAAGCATTGCGAAGATTGACCATCAAGCCTAACAAAGACGTTGGATTTTGCCACCGCATTCTGTCAGCCAATCGCCAAATAAATGCCAGAGGACGCTCCTGATTCAAAGGCTGGTTTAAAACTGAATAAAACATCAACCCCTGCACAAAATTCACATCCTGCGGTAAACTTTTCTGAAGTTCTCGAACAAATTCGACTACATCAGGTGTATACTCTTCACTTGACTGACCCACCCCATCTACATAGACAACGTAGCGCAAAGGAATATCCTGCTCTGCCAATGCTGCTGCACCGCTCTGAGTAACAAGCTGAGGCAGAATGGTTTCAGTACGACGAGAATCGAGATTATCGCCGAACCAACCCGCCCACCAACCTAACGTTTCCAGAGGAGCTAGAAATCCGGCAAAGACAAGGGCAACTACCCCAATCCAGGTTAGATCGAAAGTTCGGCGCACTAATCGGGGCAGGTCTTCATACCAACCAAATAAGCTTTCACGAATCGGACGTAACAGGATAGCGAAGAGTGCAAATAACAATATAGTCCCTAGCAAGACCAATCCCAGTCGAATCGCTTGGGGAATACCTCGGAAGTGATGAGCTAAACGCACCCCAAGCGTCTCAGTATTGGTAGATAAAACCTCAACGCTACTCAGATTTGCAGATGAGGGGGGAAAGGTGGTTTCAGGTGGCGGACTTGATGAAGAGAACAATTGAACGGCGGACTGGGTTTGATGATCGCTATTCGGTATTTTTAATGCTCGATCAGATTCGAGTGAAGCAAGTCGAGTCTCGAGATCGGCTTGGATAATTGCTGTTAATTCCGAATGGTTATCGGCTAGATCGACACCTGCTACTCTTTCGGTTAAGCGTTGTCCAAATTTGGCAATCGGCTGTCCAATCGTACCTTTTAAGAGTTGAAGCATAAACCAACCAAAAGCTACGTGGATAAAAGCAGATGCCCCGCTCACTTGGGCGATCGCGCTAAACCCTACAACCATCGCCAGTAAATGCCAAACCGATAATAAGTTGAGAATTGACACTCCAGCATAAGGCAAAGCACCCAGAAAACTAAACTGTAACGGAGCATAACTCAACCCCAAAGCTTCTACAAGATCGTTCCAAGATATACGTACCAAACCAGGCAACCAACCAATCGCCCAAGTACTGAATACCAAAAAGATAAAACCACAGGTAAATAAAACTGCATTGAGTAACAGACTGAAAACAAAGCGAACTGGTTGCACGCGATTAATGAACAGAATAATGCTCTGTCCCACACCTAACGAAAGTCCAGCAATCAAGACAACCAGTAGGGCTGTTGTTTGTCCCTCTGGAAGATTGATAATTATTTGAAAGGCCTCTTGGCTAAGTAAAAACGCTCCGCCAATTAAATCGCCAAGTTGCTCAAACATTTTCAGATCTCCTGTTTAAATTTGGCATGGTTGGAAGCGATTGGAATTAATCGCATGGGTTATGATCTTGCCTAATTCAATAGAGCAATAGCAATGCCACAACGGTTTCAATTAAGCTGATGGCGATTGTATTGAGCTTTGATATCGGCATCAATCTTTTCTTGATTATCCCAGTAGTAAGCTAAACCAGAATAAATATTACTCATAATTTAAGATGAGGATACTAAAACTGTTATTCTTTTGGATTGGATTAAATTAATTTGCTGTAGCTACACAAGCGTATATAGTAATTCTCACGCTCTATGAGGTACATCCGTTCGATATAGATTGAGTGTTGATTGTTTATAATTTATGGTTAATTGTTCGTCCCTAATAATTAGTAATTAGTAATTACTAACTGGTCACTGTTAACTGAAAAGTGGTATACCTTACCAAATTATATTTATTTTTCCGCTTTCATTTCATCAATTTCCAGTAAATTAATAATTACGCCAGCAATAGGAATCGCAATAAAAATACCAACTAAACCTGCTACCCTAGCACCTACTAATAAAGCAAAAAACATAATTACTGGATTTAGATCGAGTGAACCTTGCATAATTCTAGGCATCAATAAATTTTCTTCTACTTGTTGAAGCAGAATACAA from Stanieria cyanosphaera PCC 7437 encodes:
- a CDS encoding YihY/virulence factor BrkB family protein; this translates as MIRYIRSTLLPYIRSTILPSKPAQLLLQTGLKWDRDNCSGMAAALSYYALFSLFPMLLVILSVISSLIGSNTEAFQHIKEVIERFLPPEVHDLIKGTIIALNENSVGAGIVGFGLLLWTGSTVFAILRNSVNQIWRSHNPTSAPEPIWMAVISFLINQLLAFLLVFGIALLLLTSLISKIAIETVLKLVATFEGNFSLIQVDELLLTKGLQTSSSFFILALAACILFKILPSVYVTWRDVWLGALLTALLLVVLQQLVSNSVISIGSQFVAYGVIGSVMILLLWIYLTCQIFFIGCEFSYVYAHLFGSRRHRKMG
- the rppA gene encoding two-component system response regulator RppA, producing the protein MKILLVEDDLEQLEPMQTALSEFGYWVDGIEDGEIAHWLMFQKEYDLLILDWMLPKVSGLELCQQYRNSGKTTPILMLTAKDTINDKVTGLDAGADDYLVKPVNIIELLARVRALSRRSPVWQGDRLQVADLQLNMTTLNLERQATTVSLSPREFQLLEYFLRHPYQVLTRNQIEEYLWEWGEEPESNAITAAVRRLRQRLKLVNAEDWIETVYGMGYRLNPPSQGSAV
- a CDS encoding AI-2E family transporter; translated protein: MGLLPSRQPESQLWQSLNNSSLLRYLLLFGCGWSLILLINYFYDTIALFSAAAIFAVLLNYPVVWLSRYLPRGWAIAITFLGAIALLLGLTTWVGLEVLNQGQQLLIKLGNALNQQNLPFQDFLNQLEISKVIGTLQNGLASGLGIMQTIFSSVFTVIFGAVISLYMLIDGEKLWQLCLKLIPIAFRNRFAKIFQQSFLGFLRGQLLLMLFLSFSNLIIFALLGVNFPLILAVIIGLLDAIPGIGAILGVLVVTLLVFVSQGVAIAVKVVITCILLEQIQENFVRPKVMGDALELNPVLLFFALFIGQRVAGLLGIFLSIPIAGMIAAWMRSSEEDTKPGLEEVPENVVEQVPKT
- a CDS encoding sensor histidine kinase, producing MFYRSRRNLARWFTFSMGTIFVLFAGVLYYLEAVDELEKLDRLLYKKTRVIATNLKYEFRTKTIDLENVPLLGNNTRLLNTELIYARWYSPKKQLMRFFGTPGFEKLTTQPGLETIRNETPWIRQLTLPVYQKGLLIGYLQVGTPLTSAQNNLTQLRLVLAIAVPISLGLIGITGWILAGIAMRPIRQAYEQLQRFTADASHELRAPLAAILTNAQVGLITPVKDGSQQLLRLEKITKLVESVSHLVSNLLFLARHEGGLAAESLPEIDLTDLLNTIAEEYQTQAKEKSLIFTFDLPTQPVTLSAEPNLLSQAVKNLLTNAYKYTPAGGKVQLRLFTRSRQALIIVEDSGIGIPEADLAHIFERFYRVDSERSRNTGGFGLGLAIVKQIIEAHGGKITVSSKLKQGSTFTIQLPL